The window tacagatacatgatgaagggaataacatgaataaccttcagtgtaagataaagttcagtaaagtccgatcaatgatatccgagggtctctgatgaggtagatggtaacagcctattgtggacacagcccagaccatcaccacaaaccaacctcccttccattgactccatttatacctcacgctgcctcggcaaggccagcagcataatcaaggacgagtcgcaccccggccactccctcttctcccctctcccatcaggcaaaaggtatagaagtgtgaaaacgcacacctccagattcaggggcagtttcttcccagctgttatcaggcaactgaatcatcctaccacaaccagagagcagcgctgaactactatctacctcattggtgacccttggactatctttgatcggactttactggctttatcgtgcactaaacattagtcagactgaagaagggtctcgacccgaaacgtcacctattccttcgctccatagatgatgcctcacctgctgagtttctccagcatttttgtctaccttcgatttctccagcatctgcagttctttcttaaacatttctttatcatgtatctgtgcactgtggatggctcgattgtaattacaaagagtctttctgctgactggtgagcccgcagcaaaagcttttcactgtacctcggtacacatgacaataaactgtaaGTGAAACTGAAGCTGAACTGAAGCAACACCCACCTCAgtacccatgacaataaactaaactgacgctGACAGatttctagttgttggtaggattgtTGAGCCAATGAATCCAATGGCGTTTGCTGTCACCCGGGTGCCTGCAGGTCTCTGGGGTTTGGTCAACAACGCTGGAAGAGCCAATCCCATAGCCCCCACCGAATGGCTGAGGGTGGAGGACTTCACCAAAGTGTTGGAGGTGAATCTGATTGGACTTATTAACGTCACACTTCACCTACTGCCGCtggtgaagaaggccaggggaagGATCGTGAATGTTTCCAGTGTGATGGGGCGGATCTCGTTTGCTGGAGGCGGCTACTGCATGTCCAAGTGCGGAGTGGAGTCTTTCTCAGATGTTCTCAGGTCAGCACCCAGCCTGTTACAAagccaataaataaatatataaacacaaacacacactcacacacacacacacactcgcacgcacacacacacacacacacacacacacacacacacacacacacacacacacacactcacacacacacacacacacacacacacacacacacacacacacacactaacacacacacacactcacacacacacacacacacacacactcacacacactcacacacacacacacacacacacacacacacacactcacacactcacacacacacacacactcacacactcacacactcacacacacacactcacacacacacacacccatacacacacacacacacacatacacacacacacacacacacacacactcacacacacacacacacaccctccacctcacacacatatcctacacctcacacacacacactcacacacacacacacacacactcacacacacacacacacacacactcacacactcacacactcactcacacacacacacacacacacacacacacacacacacatacacacacacacacacacacacacacacacacacactcacacacacacacacacacacacacatacacacacacacatatataaaacattgaaacattggctttattttaaatatagtgaTTGTTCATTTTAAATGAATTAGTTAATGgtttataaagtgctggagtaactcagcgggtcttcaAAGAAGGGTCCGACACGAAACGGCCGctgtagtttagaaatacagtgttgaaacaggcctttcggcccaccgggtctatgccgaccatcattCACTTGTTCAccagttctaacctacacactaggaacaatttacagaggtgcagttaacctacaatcctgtacgtctttgggatatgcgatgaaaccggagcacccagacaaagcccgtgtggtcacggggagaaagtacaaactctgtacagacagcacacgaggcCGGGTCCGaagccgggtctcaggcactgtgaggcagcaactctaccgctgtgccactgtgcagcccatgtgctatccatattctctagagatgcggcctgacccgctgtgttactccagcatttagtgtattTTTTATGTCCCAACGAACGTTGGCTTTCTTGAATAGTTACGGAAAGGATGCTACATTTCACTGGCAACAGACAGCAATAATGATGCAAGGGATTAGCTGCTGGGACAGTCACAGGGCAATGATTGACTATGCTAGGTCATTATTCTTACCAGCTATCTCATACCTTACATTCTGTGTGCTTGTCTGTTCAGGAAGGACATGCAGCACTTTGGAATCAAAGTCAGCATTATCGAACCCGGCTTCTTTAAAACGGAGACTACTAACTTACAAATCATTGAGAAAAGCTTACAGCAACTGTGGGAGCGACTCAGCCctgaaaccaaggaacactacggGGCAAAGTACTTTGATAATTGTAAGTATATTTACTGATAAAATATTTACTCTTAATATGGGGCAGCACCatagtgcagcaggtagagctgctgcctcacagaacgtgagacccgtgtttgatcctgactttgggtgctgtctgtgtggagtttgcatgttctccttgtaacctcgtgggttttctccgggtgctccggtttcaaagtcaaaagtcaaagtcaaagtatccttaatTGTCATTCGGACCTTGCagtcatatctatattactaaaaatctgttcttgaccggttttggctttctgtgctccgATTtctgagagtacgccgccacctacggccgtcatttttggccacctcgctcagagcccccctccgccgcatgtgtgccgaggatttttcccgtcgatgaaaattgacagagatattaatgtttttacaaaattccccattctctctgctgcccctggtggagggagggggagggactataaaaccaggaagtggtgtgcctcaatcagtctctgcaagtggtgtgcctcaatcagtctctgcaagtggtgtgcctcaatcagagctctgaatgtcaCTAAcatatgtctacagcactgtgagtacccttaatttggtttgaaaatgaaaatatggttagaggtaaaaaagcaatgcctgcaaatggttgtttgggtttgggttgaagtaaaaaggcactctccccccccccccctctcctcttcccccctccctctcctcttcccccccccccctccctctcctcttccccctctcctcctctcctctccccctctcctctcccccctctcctccccccctctcctcccccccctctcctcctctccccctctcctcctctcaccccccctctcctcctcttccccctctcatcctctccccccctcctcctctccccccctcttccccctctcctcttcccccctccctctccttttcccccccctccctctcctctcccccctctcctcctctcctctcccccctctcctctcccccctctcctccccccctctcctccccccctctcctctccccccctcctcctctccccccctcttccccctctcctcctctcctctcccctctctctctctcccctctttttctccccctcctcccctccatcccctcccccaccatccctcccctaaatccccctcccctccacacacccctaccccccttccctccaccctccctccccctccctgctccccacctctccccgaccctcatctcacccccctctcagcaccccccctctctcccccctctctcccctctctctctctctctctctctctctctctctctctctctctctcctctcctcccctccattagcgtgagtgcggggggggggggggggggggggggggttgatagtgtgtgacgctgcatgccgcctccccccccaccacaaccgcacgttgggggaacagacccaatgggtctgcacttggtctagtatataataaaaataacaaaaacacacaataaacacaaatttaacatccaccacagtgagttcaccaggcacctcctcactgtgatggaaggcaaaaatcttaaagtctttgtctcttccctccttgttctccctctgcgctccaggcctccgatgttgtgaccgcgCCGGGTggtggtaagtaagtcagtcgccttccagtccagcggacgaagctgttgcgggagctccggaaaaacaggtcaccaacctgtgacctgcgagctcacgtcgatgtcgtccactgggctcaCGGCCAAGCCTCCAAAGTCAGGCCGCCGCTTGCtggcgccgccggaacgccgccacagccccgaagtcgggtccgccgccggaacgccgccacagccctgaggccgccattaggcctcagtgcagacggagacaggggacacgacaagaaaaagttgcatccccccgaaggaagagagtaAAACCGTGTttcttccaccctcccccccccacacacacacacatacacctacatgcctcccacatcccaaagacgtacaggtttgtaggctaattggccctctgtaaattccccctagtgtgtagggagtggatgagaaagtgggataacatcgaactagtgtgaacgggtgatcgatggtcggcatggacttggtgggccgaagggccagtttccttgctgtatctctaaacaaataaatgaatgaatacatttacaGGTATTCTGCCAACTGTTATTTGCTAATCATATTGTTTAAATATTTTAAGTGCATGGATTTGATTTCAGAGCGAGTCTAGGTTGCTTTGTTTTCTAATTCACGCTTAAAACCAAAACATCTGTTGCAAGTGAGCACtattgttgttgatggtgaggaaGGTTCATTTGTTCTCGTTGATGCAGTGAACATctgcaaagacacaaagtgcaggagtaactcagcgggtcaggcagcatctgtggagaacatggataggtgacgtttcacagagtgctggaataactcagcgggtcagacagcatctgtggtgaacatggatgggtgtagaagggtcccgacccaaaaagtcacccatggaCCATATCacgccaaacctatcctatccatgtacctgtctaattgctttttAAGTTAtaatagtacctggctcaactaccacctccggcagctcgttccgtgcacccaccaccttttgtgtaaaaaagttacccgtcacgtttctattaaatcttttccacccctcaccttaaacttatgtcctctggttctcgatttcccgactctggacaagagactttcCTACTTTCCTTACTCTGGACATTGCGTtttcccaatctattcctctcatgattctgtacacccctataagatatGTACACCCCTCATCGTCATAtgcaccctgtatctgtacaccccTCATCGTCATATGCTcatggaataatgtcctagcctgctcaacctcgccctatagctcagggcctcaggcccttcgagtcctagtaccatcctcgtaaatcttctctgctgtcttcccagtttgacaacatcttcctGCAATActgtgcccagaactaaacacaatactccaaatgtgtcctcgccaatgtcttatacaactgcaaatgacctcccgacttctttactcaatatgtgtaagaaggaactgcagatgctggtttgggtctcgacccgaaacgtcacccattccttctctccaaagatactgcctgacctgctgagttacttcagcattttgtgtctatcatctcaattctctgactgatgaaggccaatgttccaaAAGCCGTTTTGCCCACCCTAACTACTGTACCTGCGACTCCACACTGTGAGTGAatgaattgttcccaatgttgggcgagtccaaaaccaggggccacagtcttagaataaaggggaggccatttcagactgaggtgagaaaaaactttttcacccagagagttgtgaatttgtggaattccctgccacagagggcagtggaggccaaattacgggatggatttaagagagagttagatagagctctcggggatagtggaatcaagggatatggggagaaggcaggcacgggttattgattgtgggcaccaagccatgatcacaatgaatggcggtgctggctcgaagggccgaatggcctcctcctgcacctattttctatgtttctatgtttctaattagaaGGTTTCTAAGGTGCAATGTTTGGACCGTATATATAATGTATGCGTGCATGTTGTGTGTTGCAGACATGCGAGTGCAGCGGATTTCCATGCTCTCTCTGTGTTCCTCTGACCTGAACAAGGTGACAGGCTGCATGCAGCATGCCCTGACGGCTCAGTATCCCCGCTCGCGGTACAGTGCCGGCTGGGACGCCAAGCTCTTCTGGATCCCGTTCTCCTACGCACCGTCCTTCATCGCCGACTACTTGTTGTATTTGCTGCTTCCCTCACCTGCCGCCAGCTCGATGAAAAGAAAAAGCAGGAACCAAGTGGACGTATAATTACCACGGGAACTGAGAAACAGTGCGcgacggcagagttgctgcctcacagcgtcagagacccgggttcaatcccgactatgggggctgtttatactgagtttgcacgtcttccctgtgacagcgtggggttttctccgggtgctccggtttcctcccacactccaaaggcgttcaggtttacaggttaattggcttctgtaaattgtccctaatgtgtaggatagttataGTGTACAGCTGACcactggccagcatggactcggtggtgagggcctgtttccgcactgtatctctaaactaaactttaatctAAGCTGAACGAAACAGAtttaagttgagggggaaaagatttaataggaacctgaggggcacgtTTATACACAAAGGGTATaaacaaagggtgtatggaacgatgtggtagttgaggcaggtacctctgcaacatttaagaagcatttaaacaggtgcatggataggacaggtttagagggatatgggcaaatgcaggcaggtgggtctagtgtagatggggcatgttggtcggcgtgggcatgttggaccACAGGACCTGGTttcacgttgtatgactctatgaatctctgCAACTATAACTCTACCTCACAACAGCATGGACTATATATCCCGTTACTAACAGATAGCCTTTCTTCTCTGTTTTCAACTGGGCACCTTAGATCTTCTTGATGAGTTGTCTAAGTAGATGAGGTCTGCGCAGTATCCCTACAGAACACACGTTTCAAACTCAGGTGTGAATTGGTAAAGTCTATGAC is drawn from Amblyraja radiata isolate CabotCenter1 chromosome 7, sAmbRad1.1.pri, whole genome shotgun sequence and contains these coding sequences:
- the LOC116975673 gene encoding retinol dehydrogenase 7-like codes for the protein MLWRKAVIVGHVAQPRSYEVRTEDGVIYRRNRRHLNKTKEPFHHADVDLDDLVTSPERERDNRPMSRPPVPREHQTLTTRSVKMQLNAISFYCQASTKVEDVFEYVLQLFQMTPVQSMLLAISVLFSLCWLIRDNLHLGNIQEKYVFVTGCDSGFGNLLAKQLDKQGFNVIAACLSAGGMEGLQIDCSARMRTVQLNVTNPDHIREAVEFVQSEVGDQGLWGLVNNAGRANPIAPTEWLRVEDFTKVLEVNLIGLINVTLHLLPLVKKARGRIVNVSSVMGRISFAGGGYCMSKCGVESFSDVLRKDMQHFGIKVSIIEPGFFKTETTNLQIIEKSLQQLWERLSPETKEHYGAKYFDNYMRVQRISMLSLCSSDLNKVTGCMQHALTAQYPRSRYSAGWDAKLFWIPFSYAPSFIADYLLYLLLPSPAASSMKRKSRNQVDV